A genomic window from Labrus bergylta chromosome 7, fLabBer1.1, whole genome shotgun sequence includes:
- the aplnr2 gene encoding apelin receptor 2, whose product MDPQMSDLLASPSPSPSPFFHCDYSDWSPSFSIIPSVYLLAFLVGSLGNGLVLWAYLDKAEGRGARSGGRFCCTRQLDVNSSGRCEHNSHPEKSKENCRSSSGKSCRASSHSSSTSSSSYPPSTPRPSRSLTDSLIASLALADLCFLVTLPLWAAYTALGYHWPFGQPLCQISSFLTALNMYASVFSLSMLSVERYWVLTGRRHSSHHHPRQSCPSRALWILGGVWVLAGVLALPGLLLRSVKEVELHSEYEDDWQLEESLPTDSASVFLSCQMDYSMLIGAEMEETDRDRVEMMWVAALSLKSTLIGFLLPLVILLVCYCSLARLLSRHFGRGPRPDRRRQRRLLRVIVSLVLAFFLCWLPLHVNKSVSMLLEFGFVPYSCSLDQILLAAQPYVTCLAYLNSCLNPLLYAACDPTFRKRCRGALLMMCRRGGEGREGKKEEGEEGKEERSSAFPTRTQEETARTEGEEEREGVDGPHE is encoded by the coding sequence ATGGACCCCCAAATGTCAGACCTCCTCGCCTCCCcgtctccttctccctctcccttcttCCACTGTGACTACAGCGACTGGTCTCCTTCCTTCTCCATCATCCCCTCTGTCTACCTACTAGCCTTTCTGGTTGGTTCCCTTGGAAACGGCCTGGTGCTGTGGGCCTACTTGGACAAAGCTGAGGGGAGGGGAGCGAGATCAGGAGGACGGTTCTGTTGCACCCGTCAGTTGGACGTGAACAGCTCTGGAAGATGTGAGCACAATTCTCATCCAGAGAAAAGCAAGGAAAACTGCAGATCTTCTTCAGGAAAAAGCTGCAGAGCCTCTtctcactcctcctccacctcctcctcctcttatccTCCCTCCACCCCTCGTCCCTCCCGCTCCCTGACAGACTCTCTAATAGCCAGCTTAGCCTTGGCTGACCTCTGCTTTCTCGTGACCCTCCCTCTGTGGGCCGCCTACACAGCGCTGGGCTACCACTGGCCTTTTGGGCAACCGCTCTGCCAAATAAGCAGCTTCCTCACCGCCCTCAACATGTACGCCAGCGTGTTCagtctgagcatgctcagtgtgGAGCGCTACTGGGTTTTGACTGGACGCCGGCACTCCAGCCACCATCACCCGCGGCAGAGCTGCCCCAGCAGGGCTCTGTGGATACTTGGAGGGGTGTGGGTGCTGGCTGGGGTTTTGGCACTTCCTGGTTTGCTGCTGCGCTCTGTCAAGGAGGTGGAGCTACACTCTGAATATGAGGATGATTGGCAGCTAGAAGAGAGCCTTCCTACTGACTCTGCATCAGTCTTCCTCTCCTGTCAGATGGACTACTCCATGCTGATTGgagcagagatggaggagaCGGACAGAGACAGGGTGGAGATGATGTGGGTGGCAGCTTTGAGTCTTAAATCCACTCTAATTGGCTTCCTGCTTCCCCTGGTCATCCTGCTGGTTTGCTACTGCTCCTTAGCCCGGCTCCTCAGCAGGCATTTTGGACGGGGTCCTCGCCCTGACCGCAGGCGTCAGCGGAGACTCCTGAGGGTCATCGTCTCTTTGGTGCTGGCTTTCTTCCTGTGCTGGCTTCCCCTGCATGTTAACAAGTCTGTCTCCATGCTGCTTGAGTTCGGCTTTGTCCCTTACTCCTGCTCTTTAGATCAGATTCTACTGGCTGCTCAACCATACGTTACCTGTTTAGCTTATCTTAACTCCTGCCTCAACCCTCTCCTGTATGCGGCCTGTGACCCGACATTCAGGAAGAGATGCAGAGGAGCTCTGCTCATGATGTGCAGGAGAGgtggagaggggagagagggaaagaaggaggaaggagaggaagggaaaGAGGAAAGGAGTTCAGCTTTTCCCACAAG
- the LOC109993102 gene encoding endonuclease domain-containing 1 protein-like — translation MIVPRTDQTLICLLIVVMAAAEVQENISPECKQFLYMGTLPRGLEEKASKKICQYYAGNPRFVTLYDTLNHIPVYSAYTFKRSDGFKKVDVPWMYEPQLSTASGSREMQQLPAENLHHSFEDAQAVLDDYSDSVIFERGQLNPDEHQASPDDKASTYTLTNVVPRVRDFNIGPWKNHEHTIRRRLNNYCRGTAYMVTGVTISGHTIRRHNINRLGIPTYLWSAYCCVDYDRNAPYSERSKFPAFAAYGLNDRERNNVQEMTVQQLEDFLKKVTYVDSNFQVFYDNCALHPS, via the exons ATGATCGTCCCCAGAACAGATCAAACGCTCATCTGTCTTCTTATCGTTGTGATGGCGGCGGCAGAGGTGCAGGAAAACATCTCACCAGAGTGTAAACAGTTCCTCTACATGGGCACACTGCCTCGAGGGCTGGAGGAGAAGGCTTCTAAGAAGATCTGCCAGTACTATGCAGGAAACCCACGATTTGTCACCTTGTACGACACTTTGAACCACATCCCCGTTTATTCTGCGTACACCTTCAAGCGCTCGGACGGCTTCAAGAAGGTCGATGTACCATGGATGTATGAGCCGCAG CTCTCCACAGCATCAGGCTCCAGAGAGATGCAGCAGCTTCCCGCAGAAAACCTTCACCACAGTTTCGAGGATGCTCAGGCCGTGCTCGACGACTACTCCGACAGTGTCATCTTCGAGCGCGGCCAGCTGAATCCGGATGAGCACCAGGCCAGCCCTGATGACAAGGCATCCACCTACACTCTGACAAACGTTGTCCCTCGGGTCCGAGATTTCAACATTGGCCCCTGGAAAAACCACGAGCACACCATCCGAAGGCGCCTCAACAACTACTGCCGGGGCACCGCATACATGGTCACGGGGGTCACCATCTCCGGGCACACAATCCGCCGACACAACATCAACCGCCTGGGCATCCCCACCTATCTCTGGTCGGCCTACTGCTGCGTTGACTATGACCGCAATGCACCTTACTCTGAGCGCTCCAAGTTTCCAGCGTTCGCAGCCTACGGTCTAAACGACAGGGAGAGAAATAACGTTCAAGAGATGACGGTGCAGCAGCTGGAGGACTTCCTGAAGAAGGTGACTTATGTTGACAGTAATTTCCAGGTCTTTTATGACAACTGTGCCCTGCACCCTTCTTAA
- the pus7 gene encoding pseudouridylate synthase 7 homolog isoform X1 has protein sequence MADPEPVPVPAQVREKRGCPEDEDKEIPSKKLRVEKDSKNGGPPHPDEEEEPEGGASDGEEQGETFADMMKHGLTELDVGILKYVSDHEGFSGILKERYSDFVVHEINKQGKIVHLDDLSIPAEAEEVPEVEEQPKDYDVLTEEQKKQLGELQLFKNKETEVSIEVVDDTKEKRTLVHKAIKTQFPGLETKTEEKEGRKFIVAYHAAGKKALAEVKATTAPRKHFWPKKRGSFCHFALYKENKDTMDAINVLSKFLRLRPNMFSYMGTKDKRAITVQEIAVLKITAERLGHLNKCLMNLKLGNFCYKNHPLKLGELQGNHFTIVIRNISGTDEQVQQALTSLKQTGFINYYGMQRFGTTAVPTQQVGRAILRNDWKEVVDLILKPRPGAEKEFLVRCREEWAKTQDPEAALKKLPNKRCVEGQLLRGLSMYGKKDIVTAFGLIPRNNRLMYIHSYQSVVWNTMVSRRIEAFGLKAVEGDLMLKGTAAHVLSAEEAESHSIHDIVMPLPGFDVIYPTHHVGKGYRELLTADGLDIDNMRHKVKDYSLAGAYRRVLIRPSDVSWEVIQYDDPKISLVHSDFEKLENKPAPVFNTEGKYRALRMEFSLPPSTYATMAIREVLKLDTSIKKQTQLNTTWFN, from the exons ATGGCCGACCCAGAGCCTGTGCCGGTTCCTGCTCAGGTCAGAGAAAAGAGGGGCTGTCCTGAagatgaagacaaagaaataCCATCAAAGAAACTCAGAGTTGAGAAGGATAGCAAGAATGGAGGCCCTCCCCACccagacgaggaggaagagccTGAGGGCGGAGCCAGTGATGGAGAAGAGCAGGGTGAGACCTTTGCTGATATGATGAAGCATGGACTCACTGAACTGGATGTAGGCATCCTGAAGTATGTCAGTGACCACGAGGGCTTCTCAGGGATCCTGAAGGAAAG ATATTCTGATTTTGTGGTACATGAAATCAACAAACAAGGCAAGATAGTGCATTTAGATGACCTCTCCATCCCTGCAGAGGCTGAA GAAGTCCCCGAGGTTGAAGAGCAGCCAAAAGACTATGATGTGCTGACTGAAGAGCAGAAGAAGCAGCTTGGGGAGCTTCAGCTCTTCAAGAATAAAGAGACTGAAGTCTCTATCGAG GTGGTCGACGATACAAAGGAGAAGCGTACGCTGGTCCACAAAGCCATCAAGACTCAGTTTCCTGGTCTGGAGACGAAGACAGAAGAGAAGGAAGGACGCAAGTTCATAGTGGCGTACCATGCTGCTGGGAAGAAAGCTCTGGCAG AGGTCAAAGCAACTACAG CTCCAAGGAAACACTTCTGGCCTAAAAAACGTGGCAGTTTCTGCCACTTTGCCCTGTACAAAGAGAACAAGGACACCATGGACGCTATCAATGTGCTGTCAAAGTTCCTCAG GCTTAGGCCCAACATGTTTTCGTACATGGGAACCAAGGACAAGAGAGCCATCACCGTGCAGGAGATAGCAGTGCTCAA GATCACAGCAGAGAGGTTGGGTCACCTCAACAAGTGCCTCATGAACCTCAAGCTGGGAAACTTTTGCTACAAAAACCACCCTCTAAAGCTGGGGGAGCTGCAGGGGAACCACTTCACCAtagtcatcag GAACATCTCAGGTACAGATGAGCAGGTCCAACAGGCCCTGACATCCCTCAAGCAGACAGGATTTATTAACTACTACGGCATGCAGCGATTTGGCACCACAGCTGTTCCTACACAACAGGTTGGCAG GGCGATCCTGAGGAATGACTGGAAGGAGGTGGTGGATTTAATTCTGAAGCCTCGTCCAGGAG CGGAGAAAGAATTCCTGGTGCGCTGCAGGGAGGAGTGGGCGAAGACTCAGGACCCCGAGGCAGCCCTGAAAAAGCTGCCCAACAAGCGCTGTGTGGAGGGGCAGCTGCTGAGAGGCCTGTCCATGTACGGCAAGAAGGATATCGTCACTGCTTTTGGACTG atcccTCGTAACAACCGTCTGATGTACATCCACAGCTACCAGAGCGTGGTGTGGAACACCATGGTGAGCCGCAGAATCGAAGCCTTCGGCCTCAAGGCTGTGGAAGGAGACCTGATGCTCAAAGGAA CCGCAGCACACGTGCTGTCTGCAGAGGAGGCTGAGAGTCACTCCATCCATGACATTGTGATGCCACTTCCTGGGTTTGATGTCATCTACCCTACACATCATG TGGGTAAAGGGTACAGAGAGCTGCTCACTGCAGACGGTTTGGACATCGACAACATGAGACACAAAGTGAAGGACTACTCCCTGGCCGGAGCCTACAGACGAGTCCTCATCAGACCCAGTGATGTCAGCTG GGAGGTAATTCAGTACGACGACCCGAAGATCTCTCTGGTGCATAGCGATTTTGAGAAACTGGAGAATAAACCTGCCCCTGTCTTCAACACAG agGGGAAGTATCGAGCTCTGCGGATGGAGttctcccttcctccctccacctACGCGACCATGGCAATCAGAGAGGTCCTGAAGCTGGACACGAGCatcaagaaacaaacacagctcaACACAACCTGGTTCAACTGA
- the pus7 gene encoding pseudouridylate synthase 7 homolog isoform X2 has translation MADPEPVPVPAQVREKRGCPEDEDKEIPSKKLRVEKDSKNGGPPHPDEEEEPEGGASDGEEQGETFADMMKHGLTELDVGILKYVSDHEGFSGILKERYSDFVVHEINKQGKIVHLDDLSIPAEAEEVPEVEEQPKDYDVLTEEQKKQLGELQLFKNKETEVSIEVVDDTKEKRTLVHKAIKTQFPGLETKTEEKEGRKFIVAYHAAGKKALAAPRKHFWPKKRGSFCHFALYKENKDTMDAINVLSKFLRLRPNMFSYMGTKDKRAITVQEIAVLKITAERLGHLNKCLMNLKLGNFCYKNHPLKLGELQGNHFTIVIRNISGTDEQVQQALTSLKQTGFINYYGMQRFGTTAVPTQQVGRAILRNDWKEVVDLILKPRPGAEKEFLVRCREEWAKTQDPEAALKKLPNKRCVEGQLLRGLSMYGKKDIVTAFGLIPRNNRLMYIHSYQSVVWNTMVSRRIEAFGLKAVEGDLMLKGTAAHVLSAEEAESHSIHDIVMPLPGFDVIYPTHHVGKGYRELLTADGLDIDNMRHKVKDYSLAGAYRRVLIRPSDVSWEVIQYDDPKISLVHSDFEKLENKPAPVFNTEGKYRALRMEFSLPPSTYATMAIREVLKLDTSIKKQTQLNTTWFN, from the exons ATGGCCGACCCAGAGCCTGTGCCGGTTCCTGCTCAGGTCAGAGAAAAGAGGGGCTGTCCTGAagatgaagacaaagaaataCCATCAAAGAAACTCAGAGTTGAGAAGGATAGCAAGAATGGAGGCCCTCCCCACccagacgaggaggaagagccTGAGGGCGGAGCCAGTGATGGAGAAGAGCAGGGTGAGACCTTTGCTGATATGATGAAGCATGGACTCACTGAACTGGATGTAGGCATCCTGAAGTATGTCAGTGACCACGAGGGCTTCTCAGGGATCCTGAAGGAAAG ATATTCTGATTTTGTGGTACATGAAATCAACAAACAAGGCAAGATAGTGCATTTAGATGACCTCTCCATCCCTGCAGAGGCTGAA GAAGTCCCCGAGGTTGAAGAGCAGCCAAAAGACTATGATGTGCTGACTGAAGAGCAGAAGAAGCAGCTTGGGGAGCTTCAGCTCTTCAAGAATAAAGAGACTGAAGTCTCTATCGAG GTGGTCGACGATACAAAGGAGAAGCGTACGCTGGTCCACAAAGCCATCAAGACTCAGTTTCCTGGTCTGGAGACGAAGACAGAAGAGAAGGAAGGACGCAAGTTCATAGTGGCGTACCATGCTGCTGGGAAGAAAGCTCTGGCAG CTCCAAGGAAACACTTCTGGCCTAAAAAACGTGGCAGTTTCTGCCACTTTGCCCTGTACAAAGAGAACAAGGACACCATGGACGCTATCAATGTGCTGTCAAAGTTCCTCAG GCTTAGGCCCAACATGTTTTCGTACATGGGAACCAAGGACAAGAGAGCCATCACCGTGCAGGAGATAGCAGTGCTCAA GATCACAGCAGAGAGGTTGGGTCACCTCAACAAGTGCCTCATGAACCTCAAGCTGGGAAACTTTTGCTACAAAAACCACCCTCTAAAGCTGGGGGAGCTGCAGGGGAACCACTTCACCAtagtcatcag GAACATCTCAGGTACAGATGAGCAGGTCCAACAGGCCCTGACATCCCTCAAGCAGACAGGATTTATTAACTACTACGGCATGCAGCGATTTGGCACCACAGCTGTTCCTACACAACAGGTTGGCAG GGCGATCCTGAGGAATGACTGGAAGGAGGTGGTGGATTTAATTCTGAAGCCTCGTCCAGGAG CGGAGAAAGAATTCCTGGTGCGCTGCAGGGAGGAGTGGGCGAAGACTCAGGACCCCGAGGCAGCCCTGAAAAAGCTGCCCAACAAGCGCTGTGTGGAGGGGCAGCTGCTGAGAGGCCTGTCCATGTACGGCAAGAAGGATATCGTCACTGCTTTTGGACTG atcccTCGTAACAACCGTCTGATGTACATCCACAGCTACCAGAGCGTGGTGTGGAACACCATGGTGAGCCGCAGAATCGAAGCCTTCGGCCTCAAGGCTGTGGAAGGAGACCTGATGCTCAAAGGAA CCGCAGCACACGTGCTGTCTGCAGAGGAGGCTGAGAGTCACTCCATCCATGACATTGTGATGCCACTTCCTGGGTTTGATGTCATCTACCCTACACATCATG TGGGTAAAGGGTACAGAGAGCTGCTCACTGCAGACGGTTTGGACATCGACAACATGAGACACAAAGTGAAGGACTACTCCCTGGCCGGAGCCTACAGACGAGTCCTCATCAGACCCAGTGATGTCAGCTG GGAGGTAATTCAGTACGACGACCCGAAGATCTCTCTGGTGCATAGCGATTTTGAGAAACTGGAGAATAAACCTGCCCCTGTCTTCAACACAG agGGGAAGTATCGAGCTCTGCGGATGGAGttctcccttcctccctccacctACGCGACCATGGCAATCAGAGAGGTCCTGAAGCTGGACACGAGCatcaagaaacaaacacagctcaACACAACCTGGTTCAACTGA